The Lactuca sativa cultivar Salinas chromosome 2, Lsat_Salinas_v11, whole genome shotgun sequence genome includes a window with the following:
- the LOC111907178 gene encoding uncharacterized protein LOC111907178, producing MPKYAKFIKELLTNRKKMEEVKKVVLNENCSVAMLNKLPKKKGYLGSLTLPSQFGNLSTIHALSDLGASVNLKPYSFFKKLDLPEPRPIRMEIHLANKTMTFPRGICEHLLVRVDIFVFPAEFIILDMEADPQVPIILGKPFLNTTSAILNMQDSKLNLRVGDESVTFGFDQAMNHARYSDDTILILRET from the coding sequence ATGCCTAAGTATGCTAAATTTATAAAGGAGCTTCTTACAAACAGAAAGAAgatggaagaagtgaagaaggtggttctaaatgaaaattgttcaGTCGCCATGTTGAACAAACTACCTAAGAAGAAGGGTTACCTGGGTAGTTTGACCTTGCCTTCCCAATTTGGAAATTTATCAACTATTCATGCATTGTCTGATTTAGGGGCAAGTGTTAACCTTAAGCCATACTCATTCTTTAAGAAATTAGACCTTCCGGAGCCAAGGCCAATTCGAATGGAAATACACTTAGCAAATAAAACAATGACATTTCCAAGGGGAATATGTGAACATCTATTAGTGAGAGTTGATATATTTGTGTTCCCTGCGGAATTCATAATACTTGACATGGAAGCGGATCCTCAAGTTCCAATCATTCTTGGAAAGCCATTCCTAAACACCACAAGTGCTATACTGAACATGCAAGATTCCAAACTTAACCTTCGGGTGGGAGACGAATCAGTTACATTTGGATTTGATCAAGCCATGAATCATGCAAGATATAGTGATGACACGATTTTGATTTTGAGAGAGACCTGA